gttatatgatcagtctttactagactcttgactagcatgtcatcaacatagacttccatagtttttccaataagatccttaaaaattttattcaccaacctctgataggtggctcctgcattcttgagaccaaatgccataacaagataacaataaacaccaaagtcagtgataaatgatacctttggaatgtcatccttatgcattttgatctgattgtatccgttaaatccatccatgaaactcagcatctcatgtccagcagtggcatcaatcaaagtatcaattctaggcagcgggaaacagtctttggggcatgcatcattcagatcagtgaagtctatacacatcctccactttccattagccttcttcaccattacagggtttgctaaccactccggaaattgaatctcctcaatgaaaccagcctctaagagcttttctacttcctgttttatagcttcttgtctttccggggcaaaatttcttttcttttgtttcactgtcttccggcttggatccacgtttagcttgtgagtaattaactccgggtctatgcctggcatatcagctgctgaccatgcaaacacatcactattttcttgcaaaaatttcactaacttccctctaaggggctcctctaatgtggctccaatgaaagtcatcctctcaggattctcggggtctaaaggaaccgaaaccaattcttctgctgaccttcctctattctcatcattttctcgaacatccatatcttcaataggaagaacctgcccccgactccatctgccctcaaagaggccacataacagcttctagccattttttgatctcctctctcttctccaatcccgtttcgggggggaaacttcatgactgaatggtaggaagaggggactgccttgaaggcatgtatccctattctccccatgatagcattataagttgaactagcctttaccaccacgaaatccagcatctgcgttgcttgccttggctccgtacctatggtggtcggcaatttaattatcccttccacaggacattctactccagcaaatccatatatcggcatgtcggttggtgtcaactgggagtcgttataccccatccttagaaaggtgtcgtggagcaagatatccacagaagcaccattatccacaaggaccctcttaaccgggctatttcctattatcgatgttatgaccagcgggtcgtcatggggaaacttcacaccctctaggtcggaatcatcaaaagccaatgttacttctgtcctggccctcttcggggcttcgccaataatatgcataacctccctggtgtatgcctttctggaatttttggacaatcctgcagcagttggacctccaaagatcgtgtttatcacaggtcctcgagggcgtcgtggtcctccaaaaattgcatttataaccggccctctaggttggggatttcgcccctgatcgtcttggtccctcctacgatcttcaaagttcttccttccattattgtttctgtcccctccatctccagtatacttgttcaaccttccttttcgaatcaaaaactcaatttcatctttcaattgcctacactcatcggtgtcatggccaacatccttgtgaaacctgcaatacttgctcttatctagcttggcgggatcagccttcaagggcttaggccagcgaatatctctatctttctcaatctccatcaaaatctgacttctaggagcactcagcttagcgtattcagtgaacttttgcccaggtcctcccttcttgggggttgaatcagggttttgttcggttctaggatatttgtccttagcgatatactccagatcagtttttcgcttctttcctccagtgggctcattacttaccacggtcttcctcatgctttcttcaaccttgatatacttccctgccctctcttggagttgcaacatgttttcagggggacgtttggccaaggacatcttgaaaaactcatccctagttccttgttgcagtgctatcatggctaccgtatcatcaaggtctgggacttttaaagcctcctttgtaaaacgattcaggtaatctctcaaggattccttagctccctgcacaagactcataagagatgctgaacttttctcatggactcttccactgatgaattgcttaataaaagcctgacttaattctctgaacgatccaatagaatttgggggtaggcgactgtaccatctttgagccatacccgacagggtttgggGGAAGccccgacactttatagcatcattcacgggttgcagcagcagtgcattagagaacgtcctaacatgattagcggggtctcccgtgccatcataggctttgatagtgggcatcttgaatttccttgagatatgggcattcattatctcttctgtgaagggtggagttggatcatcgggatctccaaggggaaggagattgcttggatcagttcttgggacaacagcccttcttcttaccggaccatccaggtctatgacaggacgaggatttctccccctaggaggtatctggggtctggtggcctggtgagcctccaaatcacgcctcagcctttggatttcagcctcatgagccctgatcctttcctgcacttcttggggattcgcccctggggtgctttgggggcgttacCTTCCATTGgctattggctcttttccaggacgcctccttctcggggccacttcatcatccgaagattcggagtctctctcattgtaaggaccagaaaattcccgatcctcagggataggacccaaaccttgtatataggggggcgactgccctcgtgcttcgcttcgcccagcatatccgcttcctccaacctcagggtgaaggggcatcccataagaggggttagtagtaacaatagctgaatattcatacccgacgggtcgagaattcacaagtatatgtatttgttgaacttgaggattcgtaccttgaatcgggggagttgtcccttgtagctggggttgagttgcccctgtctgggcttcctcctgagtagatgcataagttgaatggggaggaacctccacggttgatgaaatcacctgggttgtctctaatggtgttccttcctctagagctccaattgttctccgtgttctcgccatggttgttgttgtgattcccacagacggcgccaaatgttatggataaaaaactaaggttattatttgctgtatttattaccaagattcgggagctcaaggcctttaatggctgctctcgtgtttcgtagcttaattctgcctttacgagatgcctacgtatctctgtgaattagataatcaagccaaaaaacgtagttctgatttgtggggtgaggccccttatatagatgttgggagtccttgaattggacttggtataggagacttggtgtgcaagtctcataattagaatggactttgaagtcctagatagtaggaaactgattccttatccttttaggtccccttgaggctaatctataaggatttatatccttatcgggactcttctcaatagctgatttttcccttattaattaattatgaaatttattaataatcagggcttttgggccttctttatttcatcaggcctgatctgatccatcaggcttaacctttctggtctgagtatcatatatctttttattgggcctggcagcccacaccttgcagtattaaattatactatcataatttatttatccctatcatttatgaattgtaataatggcaaaaaaatgtaaatttattcagaaaaccttttaaggtgtattgacatataattgtggaataaaacgacttgtgattatttttggatattcatctctgagactataacgtgtggtgtatgtgtttattgtggggtcacagtacagagtagttgattgtgtattaagattgggtgttactaagggaaatggaactcgtgacaacccggatccccgaccccggatttgggggtgttacatattgggatgaagttggagagcgcaagcTGTTGGGCCCAGAACTAGTTCAACAAATAAAAGAGAAAGCGGAAGTGATTCGCAAAAGGCTGGtagctgctcaagatcgacaaagaAAATATGCAGACTAGAATCGAAAGGATATGATATTCGAACCCGAAGACAAAGCGTTGATAaagatatctccatggaaaggcttatccaaatttggaaagaaaggaaaactgagtcCCGGATATATCGGACCATTCGAAGTGTTAAAGcaagttggaaaagtggcatGCGAGTTAGTgttacctccgcaaatgcaacatcgCCATAACATTTTCCACGTATCTCTTTTGAAGAAGTATAATGCAGATGCTAGCCACGTAATCGAGTTGGAACCCGTGAAAATTCAACAAGATTTTTCTTATGTGAAACTCGTGCAAATTTTAGATCGTAAAGAGAAATCGCTTAGAAATAAGATTGTACCTCAAGTTAGAATTTTGGGGAGAAATCCTAAGGtagaggaatcaacttgggaattagaaagcgaaatgtGTGAGAAATATCCCCATTtgtttgcttagactagattctgatgacagaatccttttaagggggttGATTATAACGACTGGGATTTTTGGGATATAATTATGTGAATAAGTATAGTTTTGTGGACTATGTGGATTTATGTGTAAATAAATATAAAGTTATATAATTTTGTGGCTTATGTGTAATTTCTGTGAAATGGTAATAAATAACGAGTAAAgtctcgttccagtttgatgagtcagcaaAATATTAAGTTATGATTGTCGGGCCGTGAAATAGAGGACCCGTTATTCGAAAGATGGATTAAATTAGAAGGATTAAGAATGATAAAATTGAGGATTATAATAAGTTATGATAAGTGTTGAGTCCGTTTCTGTGGTTTGGATTCGTAATTGAGAAAGTTAATTGAATTATCGAGTAATTATTACTCACGTAATGAGCTATTAAAAGAGGAATAATGTGTTCAAGTGTATCAATATAAAACGTGTTTGATGTTATTGAgtgaatatatgttattttaaaaGTTGAGGAGAATGAGCAAGTGATTCACGAGTTTTTAAAACCGGGGAAGGAAGGTAAATCTGAAGGAGGTTTGAATGGCAAAAGAGTATCACAGCAAAGACTTTGAATGGGAGGAACTGAGAAAGCAAATAGAGAATGATCCATCCCTTTCGTACCATTTACAACAACCAATTGATTATTCCGAACCATCCCAATCCCAACAAGACTCTTCTGCTGCTTGGAACACCTTCCACACCACTCATTCCACTGCCAAATTCTTCAAGGAGAGACGTTATTTGTTTAAGGAATTCCCtgatctctcttcttcttctgtTTTCTTGGAGGTTGGATGTGGTAATGGCAGCACTGCTCTTCCTATTTTACGGTATTACCCCCCTCCCCCTTTTTAATTACTTCACCCCTGCTTGTACTAAAGATGTTAATTAAAACAATAGGCACTGCTCTACCTATTTTACACTATATTGTGTTAACATCTCCCCCTCCCCTCTTTTGTTTTAGTACCCTAGAAACTGCTACGGTATATGCCTGTGATTGCAGCATTCAGGCACTTGACAGCTCTATACACAATATTCGACGTGCTTCTAATCGTAAACCACCACTCGAATCTCGCTTTCATCCTTTTCACTGCGACTTCTCTACCAATGCCTTCCCTCCCTGGCTGGCCTGTAATTATTGCAAACAGACTTCACTAACACCTCAACATCATATTCCAGGTTACTTGTAACATATCCTCTCTGCACATCAGAATATCCCCTGGGAAATTTTGTTTCAACTTTTTCAACTCTTCTCTTGCCAGATGTTTGCTGCAATGCTCCAACAGATTTAAATTCCTTTTTGAAGGATGGCAAATGCTGCATTGGGGGAGTTGATGTTGTTACCTTGGTATGTTCATTCATCAAAGATGATGCCTTTATATAGTTTGCTACATACATAAAAGAAAAATATTCGGTGGTAACTAGTAAGTGTCAAATATTCAGTCCAGCCTATAATTCTTTAAAGTTTAGTTAGCTTATAATTATTTTAGCTATAGAAAATTATATCAGTTATATAGCTTAATTTCTTGCTCTAAAGGGGCACTGAATATATACAATCTTTTTGCAGCACAGTATTCTGAAAAGCTGTGCAGATATCTTTGTGTTTCCGCTCCGCTTTGTTTGCTTTCTTCTGTTCTGATGTATATCTAAACGTTTCATAAACCCCAAGCTAATTATTTCACTTTTACATTCAAAGTCTCATTTGGTACTCTTTTTTGTCTTATTAAAGTTACAAAACATTGGTTTCTATTCTAGTGAGGAGCACAGGTGAAGAACTTCCTAAATCCACTTCTAGAAGGCAATgaaattttttgttttatttttgtagAAAATTGatatagttaattgtttaatgAATTTGTTGCATTTTGAATTAGTTAAGACGTAATAAAATATTGTAATATTTAATTGCCCTCTCTTGTTACCGCTATAATCACCACTACTGAGCTTCACTCTCATACATATGTAGACATTGGCATCTTCTAACTGTTTGCATGACGCCTCTAGATTTCTAGGGCATTAAAAAGTCTGGTCTGTCTTGTTTCTACCTTGTTAATTGTCAGTCAATTGAACTATTAATTTTTTACTAATATTTTTGGATTAAAATAGGAAATGTCCTGCCTCATTGTACTGTGCCATGGTAATGATGTGTGTTAAGTGGCTTCTCCTCAGTGTACAATGCCACGATGATAATGCGTGTTAGTGGCTTCTCCTCATTGTACTGTGCCACTATGATAATGTGTGTTAAGTGGCTTCTTCTTTTTAGTGTTACTATTAAGTTGATTGTCCAAACTTACTAAAAGGCTTGTTCTCGTTGAGTTTCTTCTCCTAGGAAGTCTTTCATTTGTTTATAGTtttcttctaaaattaattgTATCGATATTACAATATTGTATGGAACTCATTCATATGTTTAATGTTGATAGGAAGTTGTATGTGAATCCAGTCTGAAATTTGTATCTATATCTTTTCCTATTTTATTGTAAAAGCTTAACGGAGTACAGTCTGTGCCTGAGCTTCAGTTCCACTCTTGTTTTTCTTGTTCTTCCACAATAAGTATGCTGTCatataatattttttctatttaCTTTTGGACAGGAGTGTTGATTATTTTTGTATGGTATTAGATATACTTTAGAAGTGTATTTATGCAAATGAGATAGAAAGTGATGTGCATCATGGTTTATCCTTAAAAATCGGCTATTTACTGTGTTTTACTCAGTTTCTCCGTTATTTGATATAAATCTTCCCAATTTATTGTAAAAGTTCAAGGTGCATGTCTAATAGTGGCCCTAAAATATctatatgtatattatgaataATAAAATAGACTTGAATTACTTAGCAAAAAAAAGACTTGAATTATGGAATTATAAATTAAATCACTTAATctatttttttttgctaaataaaaaAACTTATAGCTCGAAAGACAACTACAAGTTTAAGAGGGGCATACCCCAATTAACAAAGTAAACTATCCAAAAAGGTTGCTAAAACCTCACTAAATGCCTCACggtaaaaaaaaaataattaattacaagTGGCTAATATAAAATAGTGGCTAAGGTGGGAACCCTCCTGCACAATTTTATTAAACCATTTTACTGGATACATTTTTTCTTGGACCCTTCTCCTAATATCTCGAGTGAGAGCTGCAGCTGATAATATATAGCCTGCCATGTTGATGAGGAATGGGAGTGGAAAATGTTTACATATGTTATTTATGAGTTTATATGTATTTAAAATAGAGAGGATTAAAATCATTTGTTTGTGTTTTATGTGGGCTAGTAGTTTATTAATTAAATAGGTTTTATGTGATAAAGCCCAATTGTTAAGGGCCTTGGTCCATTAGGTAATTTATTAGGGTTTCTATTCCTAAATAAGCATTGTAAGCCCCCACATATTACTTAGCTTTGAATATACACTTTCTTGGGAATAATATTGATTAATTATTCTTGGGAACCGTATAATTCATTGCTTTAATCTTTTGTTCTCGTTTTTATATTATAATTCATCTTTCTACAATCTTGTCCTACATCACATGTGAACCCTATAGTTACGCTCCATTCAAATAGTGTGCCACACAGTAGCTATGAACAAGAGAGTAACCATTCTACAACTTAAATCTACATGCCCCCTGAACAAAGTCCTCTGGATAATCCTTTGCCAAACCAAACAGAACTTTACATCCCATGCTCGCAATAATTCTTTAGTGTACCCTGAATCAGAGAATGTGCTGATGCGTTTTATTTTGGTGATTACATAAGACGCACAGTGGGCTGACAATCATCCCAAACCTCACCATTCTGTCCCTTGTTAGCAGCCTCACCTGCATGATTAGCCACATTGTGATAGAATTTTTAAGAACTGAACACTTGTgccaaatcatatcaatccaaatAGGTCGGATCTTCCTAGGTCTGATAGAGTGCCAAATGTCAGCAATACGAACTTGACTAGACTTCATCTAATTCTTTTATCATGAAATAGAGTTGGATATTGTGAATTAATTTTGAGGATTTATTGTGTGTTTTGCTGATTCTCTGTGGAGCTAGGCCCTTATTCCCTCTGTTTTGCCCGGTTCCCTAACCATGTCGTACATCCATCCCATCGGAGTTATGTCCTTTTTGTGGGAGCTATATTATAGAAATAGCATTACTTTTAGCACCACTATTGGACATGCTTCAAACAGAGTACAGTTTGTGCCTGAGCTTCAGCTTATCTTTCCTTTATTATTCTTCAACAATGAGCCAAGATATCATCAAATAATTTTGTTATCTTTTCCTACTTCTATTTGTTTTGTCCTCAAAGTACATGTTTTTACAGTTCGTATTAAGTGTAGAACATGTTTATTGTCTTTGCTTGAATCATTGTTATAAAATTATTTATCAAATTGTCGGTTTAATAATCTTTGTTATTCTTACTTTAATGTTAGATTTTTACGCTATCAGCTGTACCATTCAACAAGATGCCTGCAGCAATCTCAGAGTGCTTCTCAGTTTTAAAGCCTGGTGGCCTACTCTTATTTAGGGATTATGGTAATAGCCTAAAGTTAGAGTTGTGGGATAAACTATGTATTCATTTGAGGATATGAGCTTTCTAAAATGGTTGTTGGTGTTTTCTTCACTAAATTGCTAACTTGAGCACTATCATCATGATGAAATGCAGGCCTTTATGACATGACCATGCTTCGGTTTGAGCCAGACCAAAAAATGGGGTACAGGGAGTATAAGCGTTCTGAGGGAACTAGATCTTATTTCTTCTCTTTGGATAGTGCGAGGAACCTCTTTAAGGGAGCCGGCTTCATTGAGGCACGTATTTCTTTGTTGTTTCCCTTTGCCCGCATCTAGAATGTTATTTCAGTTTTGTTGCAAATAACACATGTCAAGACGATTTGTGCGCGTTACTTTAGGGTGGTCGAAAGGTAACACAATTAAGTATATTTAGTAGATAAAAGAACTGTAATCTTATCAAAAAAATTAGTATTGGTCTAATTAACAGTAATAAATAATGACGATGCATTAATTTTTAGCATTCGACTTAATTCATATCATATGTTCAAATCAGGTAAGAATTGGAAATAATTTGTTTGTGCTTAACAAAGTTAATGTTCAGAAACTGATTACGGAAGCCATGTTTTTACTGGATGGTATGTGCTTAAAGAAGTTTGTATAGAACAACTGATGATGGAAGTCATGTTTTTTATGTGGATAGCAGTGCCCTGACAGTTTATTGGTGGCATTAATTAGTTGTTTACTCTCACAGCTCGAGCTAGACTACTGCTGTATTAAATCAGTGAATCGTCGAAATGGGAAAGCAATGCGAAGGGTGTGGGTGCATGGGAAGTTCCAGAAGCCAGTATAAGATTGTTCCATCAAGTGAAATTTCGCAGGAGAAAACACCACTCTGGCGCCAAGTTTGAATTGTGTGTTCGTCAAATCTCCCATATATTCTTCTTTTACTTAGGTTGTGCACATTGCTGCATGTTCATGTTGTTACTTTAATGGAATATCTTGTATACATTTCTACAATATAAAGAAACTTAGGTCATCTTGTTTGTAGGCCATGATCATCTGGTCACTTTGGGTCACCAAGTGGTAAACCATTTTCCAAACCCGCTgcattatatcctatatataattgaAGCAAGGGAGTTTGTTGGTCGTCATGGTCAAAATagtaatatttttatatattattttaatttattagcATCTCCACATATcttttattataatatatttattatatttctCAACGCCCCCCTCAAACTCCCAATCCTCGAATCGAGAGTTTgccaaaataaaaaaaatagaatcgTCCGCTTCAACAAGCCAATTAATTCAGTTTTCTCATTCTAAATCGTCCTGTTTTTAAATCGTCCGTCCTAATCAGCCACTGAAATCTGTATTTTTGTTCTGGTCAAATCTTCATCCATGTATTTGTCATCTTATCCCTGTCATTATCTCTATATTTATGTCACTATCATCATCACCATTGGCCATCGTTTCCTATCAAGAAACGGTCATCAAATCGGTATAGTTTCAAATCAAGAAACAATCATTGGGCCGGCATTACATACTACGAACTCTCGTAGTGATAATTATAATCGAACCTAATAACTTAGAAGGTTTAATTTAATTTATCGCAAACTCTTGCGAGGATAACCTAGACTCTTGATACCATGATATATTGTAATGATTGAGATTTTTGTAAATTATATTATGTGAATAAAATATAAATCATGTGAATTATGTGCAAAGTATGCGAAttagatatttaaaaataaattattcctATTTGACGTGTCAGTACAAGACTTAAGATATGAAGTATGATTAATAATCGAGTTAAAGTGTCAGCCGGGCCGTCAGGGCCGTCAGATGGGACGTGACCCGTAAAGGCTGATAAAATGAAAACTAGAATTGATAATATGATTAAGAAAAGAATTGAAGCAGGTGTAAAATATGTGATGAAAAAGGGTGTTATATGTTTATATGGTTATTTGATTAAGAGTATATGAAACTGTTTATTATTTAAATTACCGATTGATTGGTAATTGCGAAAAGTAGTTATAAATAAAGTTTAAATGAGAAAATTGGTAGATATGAGATTTGATTGAATGAGATACTTTAATATATGTTATTTGACACTTACATGTGCAAATTTGTGATTgtgaaatttttaaatattttaaatgatttattttatgAGAAATGAGGTTTTTTTgatctttaaatatttttataaaataatcagaGTATGATcaattatgaaacttattttcTTATCTCTGGAATGGTCaaagagactttttaaaaataaggGTTGGATTTATTcttgttgtggaataaaaacctgagtactttagtatttaatgctagggttggtgagcttcgaactttaatggctgctcttgcgttcgggactatcggttctagcaagatgcctacgtatctctgtgttgtagagaatcaagccaaaaacgtagttatagattgaggggtagagccctttatatagtgGTGAGTCTATGGTTAGACTtttgttgggagacttggtggacaagtctccaacttagatggtgaatAGGAGTCCTCTTGGGGAAGGGGATCCAAAACCTTctatgtaggactttgagtccgtttagaacacatgtctctgctcttccagccgtattgggcctagtccgtgaacagCTCGTGTTCGTGGACTTAGATGACCTCCGCTGGTGGGCCTTGCTTGCTTGGGCCGTCGTAGGCCTGTTACGAAGCTTAAACCAGACAGGCCTGTTACGAAACTTGAACTAGACAAACCTATGTTGGACTTTTCGGACAAGAAGCCCAAGTGCcattaatgcgatattaatgtgtctttaggacGTATTTttatccatatcatttgcccccccaACTTCCGTGAATACTGCTCAAGTTTTCGTGAAAGTTATAATGGTCTAATCGCGACTCGGGGTACTTTTGGCCCTTTTCGGGTATCGGCTCTTcatgggtatcggcccttcataggtatcggcccttcatgggtatcgccgcattatcgtaaagtgtggagcgacctacacatttacaacggcTTATTAGCGTGTGAATACACACTTAAGGGCCACTTATGGGCTATTTGGATGGTGTTCAACACTAAACGGTCCTAATCGGGACTATAAAGCGAGCATTTATCACCCCtaaccttcgtcaaggttaattatagggtAAAAGCTGCTGGTCGGCCCTGATCGGGGCTAATTGACCCTAATAGGGGTTAATTTCCATGTACAAGTTGCTAATTAGGCTCAaaagagcctaattttaagctaTAATGCACCaattggccttaatcgaggctaatcaAGACTAATCAGTATGTATGAGATACTAATTATCCCTAATTCACACTAATTATAAGAGTGAATGGGTTAAACGGCACTTATCGGGGCTAATTCGATCATACCAATCACTAATTATCCCTAACTTGGGGTAATTATGCTTAATATACACTAATCGGTCCTAATCGGGGCTTAATTTCACTAATTGGCCCTAATCTGGGCTTAATCTCaaaatcctgaaaatttaaaaattttaaatttttttttgatttttttcaaaaattttcgAAAGGGGGGCTCGGGGTCGAGCAGAACCTCCTGGGGCAGGAGGCTCTGCTCGGCCTCAAGCCCCTAAAATGGGCTGCTCGACCAATTTGGGGTAGAGGATTCTGGTCGGCCACCTCCTGGTCGGCCAGTTCTTGGTTGGCCTGGAGGTGGTTGCCCAGGGGTTCCTGCCCCCCATTTTTTTTTTAACTTCTCACTAAG
This genomic interval from Apium graveolens cultivar Ventura chromosome 8, ASM990537v1, whole genome shotgun sequence contains the following:
- the LOC141678388 gene encoding uncharacterized protein LOC141678388 isoform X2, which produces MAKEYHSKDFEWEELRKQIENDPSLSYHLQQPIDYSEPSQSQQDSSAAWNTFHTTHSTAKFFKERRYLFKEFPDLSSSSVFLEVGCGNGSTALPILRTLETATVYACDCSIQALDSSIHNIRRASNRKPPLESRFHPFHCDFSTNAFPPWLACNYCKQTSLTPQHHIPDVCCNAPTDLNSFLKDGKCCIGGVDVVTLIFTLSAVPFNKMPAAISECFSVLKPGGLLLFRDYGLYDMTMLRFEPDQKMGYREYKRSEGTRSYFFSLDSARNLFKGAGFIELELDYCCIKSVNRRNGKAMRRVWVHGKFQKPV
- the LOC141678388 gene encoding uncharacterized protein LOC141678388 isoform X1, encoding MAKEYHSKDFEWEELRKQIENDPSLSYHLQQPIDYSEPSQSQQDSSAAWNTFHTTHSTAKFFKERRYLFKEFPDLSSSSVFLEVGCGNGSTALPILRTLETATVYACDCSIQALDSSIHNIRRASNRKPPLESRFHPFHCDFSTNAFPPWLACNYCKQTSLTPQHHIPDVCCNAPTDLNSFLKDGKCCIGGVDVVTLIFTLSAVPFNKMPAAISECFSVLKPGGLLLFRDYGLYDMTMLRFEPDQKMGYREYKRSEGTRSYFFSLDSARNLFKGAGFIECPDSLLVALISCLLSQLELDYCCIKSVNRRNGKAMRRVWVHGKFQKPV